A stretch of the Buchananella sp. 14KM1171 genome encodes the following:
- a CDS encoding helicase HerA-like domain-containing protein, translating to MSDSVMDAATIARLRAEALAAEAEAKRAEAAAKQAALEAALAAAGGPAQVDDASPAAPSTQPLPAQAAQVDDAAAAPLSEPVAAPFPPAPASEPVAIAESPAPAQPAPAQPTPTQPTPTAVPAAAPQPLSDYAAKVQSGYPQDNVLPIGAFLEEGTPVASVPIGLPLAMLNRHGLIAGATGTGKTRTLQLLAEGLSSAGVSVFLTDIKGDLTGLSSPGQPSEKLLARTAALGQDWQPRAFPVELFSLGGEGVGTPIRARVTDFGPLLLAKVLGLNDTQESSLSLIFHWADAQGLELDDLKDLRAVISFLTGPDGKEELRQIGGISAATAGVILRELAALQAQGADVFFGEPAFDAADLLRTALDGRGVISALELPKVTERPALFTTFVMWLLAELFSTLPEVGDQPKPRLVFFFDEAHLLFNGASKEFLSQVIQTVRLIRSKGVGIFFVTQTPSDVPAEVLAQLGARVQHALRAFTPADAKKLKETVSTFPTSPLDLATLLPSLGTGEAVVTVLSERGSPTPVAPTRLFAPAAVMGPATDQVVASTLAASTLAVKYAKTVDDVSAYEQMERRTEELAQEREAAALAQAEEKEAAKAQRATAAAPARRTARPSQLEQAGGGAMKSFLRSVGTQLGREVTRSLFGTRRR from the coding sequence ATGAGTGACTCTGTGATGGACGCCGCCACTATTGCCCGCCTGCGCGCCGAGGCGCTGGCTGCGGAGGCGGAGGCAAAACGCGCCGAGGCCGCCGCCAAGCAGGCCGCCTTGGAGGCCGCCCTGGCCGCCGCCGGTGGTCCCGCCCAGGTGGACGACGCCTCACCCGCCGCCCCCTCCACGCAGCCGCTGCCCGCCCAGGCCGCCCAGGTGGACGACGCTGCCGCCGCGCCCCTCTCAGAGCCCGTGGCCGCCCCGTTTCCGCCTGCGCCCGCCTCAGAGCCGGTGGCCATCGCAGAGTCCCCGGCCCCAGCGCAGCCGGCCCCAGCGCAGCCGACCCCAACGCAGCCGACCCCAACGGCCGTGCCTGCGGCCGCCCCGCAGCCGCTTTCGGACTACGCCGCCAAGGTGCAGTCCGGCTACCCGCAGGACAACGTGCTGCCCATCGGTGCCTTCCTTGAGGAGGGCACACCAGTGGCAAGCGTCCCGATCGGCCTGCCGCTGGCGATGCTGAACCGGCACGGCCTGATCGCGGGCGCCACCGGTACGGGCAAGACCCGCACCCTGCAGCTGCTAGCGGAGGGGTTGTCATCCGCCGGGGTCTCGGTGTTCCTGACCGACATCAAGGGTGACCTGACCGGCCTGTCCAGCCCGGGCCAGCCCTCTGAGAAGCTGCTGGCCCGCACGGCCGCGCTGGGCCAGGACTGGCAGCCGCGCGCCTTCCCGGTGGAGTTGTTCTCGCTGGGCGGCGAGGGCGTGGGCACCCCGATTCGCGCCCGCGTTACTGACTTTGGCCCGCTGCTGTTGGCCAAGGTGCTGGGCCTGAACGACACCCAGGAGTCCTCCCTGTCCCTGATCTTCCACTGGGCCGACGCCCAGGGACTGGAGCTAGACGATCTGAAGGACCTGCGCGCGGTCATCTCCTTCCTCACCGGCCCGGACGGGAAGGAAGAACTACGCCAGATCGGCGGGATCTCCGCTGCCACCGCCGGGGTGATCCTGCGCGAGCTGGCGGCGCTGCAGGCGCAGGGCGCGGACGTGTTCTTCGGCGAGCCGGCCTTCGACGCCGCCGACCTGCTGCGCACCGCCCTGGACGGTCGCGGCGTGATTTCCGCGCTGGAGCTGCCCAAGGTGACCGAGCGGCCCGCCCTGTTCACCACCTTCGTGATGTGGCTGCTGGCTGAGCTGTTTTCCACGCTGCCGGAGGTGGGCGACCAGCCCAAGCCGCGCCTGGTGTTCTTCTTTGACGAGGCCCACCTGCTGTTCAACGGCGCTTCCAAGGAGTTCCTGTCTCAGGTGATCCAGACCGTGCGGCTGATCCGCTCCAAGGGGGTGGGCATCTTCTTTGTCACCCAGACGCCCAGCGACGTGCCTGCGGAGGTGCTCGCCCAGTTGGGTGCGCGCGTGCAGCACGCCCTGCGTGCCTTCACCCCGGCCGACGCGAAGAAGCTGAAGGAGACGGTCTCTACCTTCCCCACTTCCCCGCTGGACCTGGCCACGCTGCTGCCCTCGCTGGGCACGGGCGAGGCCGTGGTGACGGTGCTCAGCGAGCGCGGTAGCCCCACCCCGGTGGCGCCCACCCGCCTGTTCGCCCCGGCCGCCGTGATGGGGCCGGCCACCGACCAGGTGGTTGCCTCCACGCTGGCGGCCTCTACGTTGGCGGTGAAGTACGCCAAGACGGTGGACGACGTTTCCGCCTACGAACAGATGGAGCGCCGCACCGAGGAGTTGGCGCAGGAGCGGGAGGCCGCCGCGCTGGCGCAGGCCGAGGAGAAGGAGGCGGCCAAGGCGCAGCGCGCCACTGCGGCCGCACCGGCTCGCCGCACCGCCCGTCCCTCGCAGCTGGAGCAGGCCGGCGGGGGCGCCATGAAGAGCTTCCTGCGTTCGGTGGGCACGCAGCTGGGGCGGGAGGTCACCCGCTCGCTGTTCGGCACCCGGCGCCGCTAG
- a CDS encoding DegV family protein, translating to MTDSTAGLDAQQAERWGVGVIPLAVLNSEGELVDPSSQAVIEAVRGGAVLSTSQPAHQDFVDAYSAAFDAGASEVVSVHISGGLSGTVAAAERAAQEFEAGRVRVVDSRTVGGALGMSALAAARLAQRGGEANLVRAAARDVAARSRLFFAVDSLSHLHRGGRIGGASALVGSALGVRPVLTVSEGKIAVQEVVRGRGRSLRHLAEHLANAAGASRKIPRVSPGPVRICLQHVDADAAVTEVEERLAALLEGSDAHVVEILHTECGPVLAAHAGPGAVAGSVTPVPPAEVAR from the coding sequence TTGACCGATTCCACCGCCGGGCTGGACGCGCAGCAGGCGGAGCGATGGGGCGTTGGGGTAATCCCGCTGGCGGTGCTCAACAGCGAGGGTGAACTGGTGGATCCCAGCTCCCAGGCGGTGATAGAGGCCGTGCGCGGCGGGGCCGTCCTGTCCACGTCCCAGCCCGCCCACCAGGATTTCGTGGACGCCTACAGCGCCGCGTTCGACGCCGGTGCCAGCGAGGTGGTGTCCGTGCACATCTCCGGCGGGCTGTCCGGCACCGTGGCCGCAGCGGAGCGCGCCGCCCAGGAGTTCGAGGCCGGCAGGGTGCGCGTGGTGGATTCGCGGACCGTCGGCGGGGCGCTGGGGATGTCCGCGCTCGCGGCGGCCCGGTTGGCGCAGCGCGGCGGCGAGGCCAACCTGGTGCGGGCGGCGGCGCGGGACGTGGCCGCGCGCTCTCGCCTGTTCTTCGCGGTGGACAGCCTGAGCCACCTGCACCGGGGTGGGCGGATCGGGGGCGCGAGCGCGCTGGTCGGTTCGGCCCTCGGGGTGCGCCCCGTCCTGACCGTCTCAGAGGGCAAGATCGCCGTCCAGGAGGTGGTGCGCGGGCGCGGGCGCTCCCTGCGCCACCTGGCCGAGCACCTGGCCAACGCCGCCGGCGCCTCCCGCAAAATCCCGCGCGTTTCCCCCGGCCCTGTGCGCATCTGCCTGCAGCACGTGGACGCGGACGCGGCAGTGACCGAGGTAGAGGAGCGCCTGGCCGCCCTGCTGGAGGGCAGCGACGCCCACGTGGTCGAAATCCTGCACACCGAGTGCGGTCCCGTGCTGGCCGCGCACGCCGGACCGGGCGCGGTGGCCGGTTCCGTGACGCCCGTGCCGCCGGCGGAGGTGGCGCGCTGA
- a CDS encoding helix-hairpin-helix domain-containing protein codes for MENKLAELKALAMKAAAVEEIDAPPRRSRLFPTARAAIGAAAVLCALLAAMLAYFRWFAPQVDDVALAAPAKSSAGLETAGEKEDTPGGARASADAAETTAQTAAQRAAGEAAGGEGTSAGAAETAAAQTGAGERAREVLAVHVAGAVASPGVYSLPVGARVVDAIAAAGGALPEADPNAVNLARFLRDGERVVVPRPGESVVEPAGPGDADSGTGPGPGAAGGASAGGASAGGVGGALVNINAASAAQLEELPGIGPSLAGRIVTHREKNGPFQSVQGLLDVPGIGPAKFEALREFVSVD; via the coding sequence ATGGAAAACAAACTGGCGGAGCTGAAGGCGCTCGCGATGAAGGCCGCAGCGGTGGAGGAGATCGACGCCCCGCCCCGCCGCAGCCGCCTTTTCCCCACCGCGCGCGCCGCGATCGGGGCGGCGGCCGTGCTGTGCGCCCTCCTGGCCGCCATGTTGGCCTACTTTCGCTGGTTCGCTCCCCAGGTGGACGACGTTGCCCTAGCGGCCCCCGCCAAGAGCTCGGCCGGTCTGGAAACCGCCGGAGAGAAGGAAGACACGCCGGGTGGGGCACGGGCCAGCGCGGACGCTGCGGAGACGACTGCGCAGACGGCTGCACAGAGGGCAGCCGGGGAGGCTGCGGGTGGGGAAGGGACCAGCGCGGGCGCTGCGGAGACGGCGGCTGCGCAGACGGGCGCGGGGGAGCGCGCGCGGGAGGTGTTGGCGGTGCACGTGGCGGGCGCGGTGGCCTCGCCCGGGGTGTACTCCCTGCCGGTGGGCGCGCGCGTGGTGGACGCGATCGCGGCGGCCGGCGGCGCCCTGCCAGAGGCCGACCCCAACGCCGTCAACCTGGCCCGCTTCCTGCGCGACGGCGAACGGGTGGTGGTGCCCAGGCCCGGCGAGAGCGTGGTCGAACCTGCCGGGCCGGGGGACGCAGACAGCGGCACCGGACCGGGACCGGGCGCGGCCGGCGGTGCTAGCGCGGGCGGTGCTAGCGCGGGCGGCGTGGGCGGTGCGCTGGTCAACATCAACGCGGCCTCGGCGGCGCAGTTGGAGGAACTGCCCGGGATAGGGCCGTCCCTGGCTGGGCGGATAGTCACCCACCGGGAGAAGAACGGCCCGTTTCAGAGTGTGCAGGGCTTGTTGGACGTCCCGGGGATTGGGCCGGCCAAGTTCGAGGCCCTGCGCGAGTTCGTCAGCGTGGACTAG
- a CDS encoding ComEC/Rec2 family competence protein has translation MAGTAGVRSGPDHRLAYAAVAAWVACAITWLLPAWWPAVVAASALAAIAALAALAPRPRGRHVLAGPRVAAAVLLGACAALLGAVHTHLVSAAEGVHPLVGSGAQGRVFTLEGSVCAWPAPTKFGWRVEVCLERLQSGAPAGAGASPDRGSRARTGVRLGEVQRESTGAGPARLAGGASWTPVGGRVEVRATDSVWSELSLGQRIRFSGTTKEVGRHERALVRLKARRPPISLDSPAAVEWRQQASAAVRSRASSPLVAGLGWGQRTDLPAQLTAQMRATSLTHLTAVSGAHLAIVVGLVAALAGGPRWLRLALTGLCAAGFVWLVGPSASVVRSATMVAIALAGLALNRAVTTAGALWLTATVMLLADPHNALDYSFVLSFLATAGIVLLAPRLARRLSRRLPRWLALALAVPVAAQAATLPVTVLLNSALPLYSVPANLLAGIAVGPATVAALLALAAGEAWWGVPALWLADVLSAWIAAVAAFFAGLPGANLPWVSGPVGAALSAAALLLAFAGVAVAGSRRGKAWRSRIGRAWGDRREGREACGGGGRNVGHQALTWRERRVSGRAMRGRAGSSRAVAWAWWGLALLVLLVGALAWWRWAPGPGLGGHWEVYQCDVGQGSAALVRTESGGAVLLDTGPADGEVDRCIAQAGVTRIDLLVISHLHADHIDGLPTVLATVPVGQALLGPGVVPQATHARVIAQLEAAGVPHRVPEVGEQGELPGGVRWRVLGPSAGLARASRLTEEGMNNTSLVVGIERAGLDVLVPGDAEEASQRELAVASSALSPADSTWEVVLVPHHGSANWDAALPAAVRAPVALISVGAENTYGHPAPRVESAYRQWGRVYRTDRCGPIALAARRNGDGQVAGLRVEARCRGG, from the coding sequence ATGGCAGGCACAGCGGGGGTGCGCTCCGGCCCGGACCATCGGCTGGCCTACGCCGCCGTAGCGGCCTGGGTGGCCTGCGCGATCACGTGGCTGCTGCCCGCCTGGTGGCCGGCGGTGGTGGCGGCGAGCGCGCTCGCGGCGATCGCTGCCCTGGCGGCGCTGGCGCCCAGGCCGCGCGGCAGGCACGTGTTGGCGGGTCCGCGTGTGGCGGCGGCGGTGCTGCTGGGGGCGTGCGCCGCGCTGCTCGGCGCCGTGCACACCCACCTGGTTTCGGCGGCGGAGGGGGTCCACCCGCTGGTGGGAAGCGGCGCGCAGGGGCGGGTCTTCACGCTGGAGGGCAGCGTGTGCGCATGGCCCGCGCCCACCAAGTTCGGGTGGCGGGTGGAGGTCTGCCTGGAACGCCTCCAGTCCGGGGCGCCAGCGGGGGCGGGTGCGAGCCCAGATAGGGGGAGCCGGGCACGAACAGGCGTGCGTCTGGGGGAGGTGCAACGCGAGAGCACAGGAGCCGGCCCCGCTCGCCTGGCGGGCGGCGCCTCCTGGACCCCGGTGGGCGGGCGGGTAGAGGTGCGCGCCACCGATTCGGTGTGGAGCGAGCTTTCTCTGGGGCAGCGAATCAGGTTTTCCGGCACCACCAAGGAGGTGGGGCGACACGAGCGCGCCCTGGTGCGCCTAAAGGCCCGGCGGCCCCCGATCAGCTTGGATTCTCCCGCTGCGGTGGAGTGGCGTCAGCAAGCCAGCGCGGCGGTGCGTTCCAGGGCGAGCTCCCCGCTGGTGGCTGGACTGGGCTGGGGGCAGCGCACCGACCTGCCTGCCCAGCTGACAGCGCAGATGCGCGCCACCTCTCTCACCCACCTCACGGCGGTCTCCGGCGCCCACCTGGCGATAGTGGTGGGCCTGGTGGCGGCGCTGGCGGGTGGACCCAGGTGGCTGCGCCTGGCGCTGACGGGGCTGTGCGCGGCCGGGTTCGTCTGGCTGGTGGGGCCCAGCGCCTCGGTGGTGCGCAGCGCCACGATGGTGGCGATCGCTTTAGCGGGGCTGGCACTCAACCGGGCGGTTACCACCGCCGGAGCACTCTGGCTCACGGCCACCGTCATGCTCCTAGCCGACCCGCACAACGCCCTGGACTACTCGTTCGTGCTCTCCTTCCTGGCCACAGCGGGGATAGTCCTGCTCGCGCCCCGCCTGGCCCGCCGATTGTCGCGCCGCCTGCCGCGCTGGCTCGCCCTGGCCCTGGCGGTGCCGGTGGCCGCCCAGGCGGCGACCCTGCCGGTGACGGTCCTGCTAAACTCGGCCCTGCCGCTGTACTCCGTCCCGGCCAACCTGCTAGCCGGGATCGCGGTGGGTCCGGCCACGGTGGCTGCCCTGCTCGCCCTGGCTGCCGGCGAGGCGTGGTGGGGCGTTCCCGCCCTTTGGTTGGCCGACGTTCTCTCCGCCTGGATCGCGGCCGTGGCCGCCTTCTTTGCCGGCCTGCCCGGCGCCAACCTGCCGTGGGTAAGCGGGCCGGTTGGAGCGGCGCTCTCCGCCGCCGCGTTGTTGCTTGCCTTCGCTGGGGTCGCAGTGGCCGGCTCGCGACGAGGCAAAGCCTGGCGCAGCCGGATCGGGCGTGCCTGGGGCGACCGCCGCGAGGGGCGGGAAGCGTGCGGGGGAGGCGGGAGGAACGTCGGGCACCAGGCGCTGACCTGGCGCGAGCGACGGGTCAGCGGGAGGGCCATGCGCGGCCGGGCCGGGTCTAGCCGCGCTGTGGCGTGGGCATGGTGGGGGCTGGCGCTCCTCGTCCTACTGGTCGGCGCGTTGGCGTGGTGGCGGTGGGCGCCCGGCCCGGGGCTGGGCGGGCACTGGGAGGTCTACCAGTGCGACGTGGGGCAGGGCTCCGCAGCCCTGGTGCGCACCGAGTCGGGCGGCGCGGTGCTGCTGGACACCGGGCCGGCCGACGGGGAGGTGGACCGGTGCATCGCGCAGGCCGGCGTGACCCGAATCGACCTGCTGGTCATCTCCCACCTGCACGCAGACCACATAGACGGCCTGCCCACCGTGCTGGCCACCGTGCCGGTGGGGCAGGCACTGCTGGGGCCCGGGGTGGTGCCGCAGGCCACGCACGCCCGCGTCATTGCGCAGCTGGAGGCGGCGGGGGTGCCCCACCGCGTGCCGGAAGTGGGGGAGCAGGGCGAGCTGCCCGGCGGGGTGAGGTGGCGGGTGCTGGGGCCATCGGCGGGACTGGCGCGGGCCAGCCGGCTCACAGAGGAAGGGATGAACAACACCTCCCTGGTGGTGGGAATCGAGCGGGCGGGACTGGATGTGCTGGTGCCCGGGGACGCGGAGGAAGCCTCCCAACGCGAGCTGGCAGTTGCGAGCTCGGCGTTGTCGCCCGCCGACTCCACCTGGGAGGTAGTGCTGGTACCCCACCACGGCTCGGCCAACTGGGACGCCGCCCTGCCCGCAGCGGTGCGCGCGCCGGTGGCACTCATCAGCGTGGGAGCCGAAAACACATACGGGCACCCCGCCCCGCGAGTGGAGAGCGCTTACCGGCAGTGGGGGCGCGTCTACCGCACCGACCGGTGCGGCCCCATCGCGCTCGCGGCCAGGCGAAACGGGGACGGCCAGGTGGCGGGGCTGCGGGTGGAGGCACGCTGCCGAGGCGGGTGA
- the holA gene encoding DNA polymerase III subunit delta: protein MCAAKKTASVSWEQATLAPVVLIRCGEPLLADRAQSALLRQARQADPQVEVTQLDAATYEVGTLSVVTSPSLFGERRLILIPDLELASDALIGDALAYVAAPEPDVWLVARHNGGQRGKKLLDAIAASYPVVAGEQIKSQRDKAAFVEADVRRAGFRIDPDAVQALVDALGSDLRELSAAVAQLLSDVSASGVQTVTAAHVSRYYSGRIEATGYSVADAAVAGRAATALKLLRHALATGVRPNMIVGALAAKVRLLARLSAGPHVSARELGMQPWMVDRAKREAAQWSEPGLAAAIRAVAAADAEVKGGGKDGEYAVERAITRICEAHGRRPNPALKLNY, encoded by the coding sequence ATGTGCGCAGCTAAGAAGACCGCCTCGGTGTCGTGGGAACAGGCCACCTTGGCGCCGGTGGTGCTGATTCGCTGCGGCGAGCCGCTGCTGGCGGACCGGGCGCAGAGTGCGCTGCTGCGCCAGGCGCGCCAGGCCGACCCGCAGGTTGAGGTCACGCAGCTAGATGCGGCCACGTACGAGGTCGGCACGCTGTCCGTGGTCACCAGCCCCTCCCTTTTCGGGGAGCGGCGCCTCATCCTCATCCCGGACCTCGAACTGGCCAGCGACGCGCTGATCGGCGACGCGCTCGCCTACGTGGCCGCGCCCGAGCCGGACGTGTGGCTGGTGGCGCGGCACAACGGCGGCCAGCGCGGCAAGAAGCTGCTGGATGCGATCGCGGCCAGCTACCCGGTAGTGGCGGGAGAGCAGATCAAAAGCCAGCGGGACAAGGCCGCCTTCGTGGAGGCAGACGTGCGGCGGGCCGGCTTCCGCATCGACCCCGACGCGGTGCAGGCGCTGGTGGACGCGCTCGGATCGGACCTGCGGGAGCTGTCGGCTGCGGTGGCGCAGCTGCTGTCTGACGTGAGCGCGTCGGGCGTGCAGACCGTCACCGCCGCGCACGTGTCTCGCTACTATTCCGGCCGCATCGAGGCCACCGGATACAGCGTGGCCGACGCTGCCGTGGCAGGCCGCGCCGCCACCGCGCTCAAACTGCTGCGGCACGCCCTGGCCACCGGGGTGCGGCCGAACATGATCGTCGGTGCGCTCGCGGCCAAGGTGCGCCTGCTGGCCCGGCTGAGCGCGGGGCCGCACGTGAGCGCCCGCGAACTGGGGATGCAGCCGTGGATGGTGGACCGGGCCAAGCGGGAGGCCGCGCAGTGGTCCGAGCCCGGCCTGGCGGCGGCAATCCGGGCCGTGGCGGCCGCCGACGCGGAGGTCAAGGGAGGCGGCAAGGACGGCGAGTACGCGGTCGAACGCGCCATCACCCGCATCTGCGAGGCGCACGGACGGCGCCCCAACCCCGCTCTAAAGCTCAACTACTGA
- a CDS encoding MFS transporter, whose protein sequence is MTSLSRNERLDKLSFNTEHRRLLVGSGLGWALDAMDVGLISFVMAALAADWGLTKDQTGLIASIGMAGMAVGATFGGLIADKLGRKQVFALSLLIFGLATGASALATSLGLLLVFRFIVGLGLGAELPVASTLVSEFAPASIRGRVIVLLEAFWAVGWILAALIGYYVVPGENGWRWALAIGAVPALYALYVRRSVPESVRFLEEAGRHEEAEASVRQFEAGRPLRGVLAAPASAVVEQEHVGAATGVRALFSAVFLKRTVGLWGVWFFLNFAYYGAFIWLPSLLVAGGTSLTKSFAYTLVITLAQLPGYAVAAWLIEKWGRRATLATFLAGAGAGAVFFSQAGSPVTIVAAGCVLSFFALGAWGAVYAVTPEVYPTAIRATGAGWAAGFGRLASIAAPMLVPVMLRSVSTNVVFGVFAAAFALATLSALLLPETKGRALA, encoded by the coding sequence ATGACTTCCCTCTCGAGAAACGAGCGTCTGGACAAACTGTCCTTCAACACGGAGCACCGCCGCCTCTTGGTGGGATCCGGGCTGGGCTGGGCACTGGACGCGATGGATGTTGGACTCATCTCCTTCGTGATGGCGGCCCTGGCGGCCGACTGGGGCCTGACCAAGGACCAGACCGGCCTGATCGCCTCGATCGGAATGGCCGGCATGGCCGTCGGTGCCACCTTCGGTGGCCTGATCGCCGACAAGCTGGGACGCAAGCAGGTATTCGCGCTCTCCCTGCTGATCTTTGGACTGGCCACCGGCGCGTCCGCGCTGGCCACCTCCCTGGGCCTACTGCTGGTGTTCCGCTTCATCGTCGGACTGGGTTTGGGCGCCGAGCTGCCCGTGGCCTCCACCCTGGTCTCCGAGTTCGCCCCCGCCTCTATCCGTGGCCGCGTGATCGTGCTGCTGGAGGCCTTCTGGGCGGTTGGCTGGATCCTGGCCGCGCTGATCGGCTACTACGTGGTGCCAGGCGAGAACGGCTGGCGCTGGGCGTTGGCCATCGGCGCCGTGCCCGCCCTGTATGCGCTCTACGTGCGCCGCAGCGTCCCAGAATCCGTCCGCTTCCTGGAGGAAGCCGGGCGACACGAGGAGGCGGAGGCCTCCGTGCGCCAGTTCGAAGCCGGCCGGCCCCTGCGCGGCGTGCTGGCGGCCCCGGCCTCTGCGGTGGTGGAGCAGGAGCACGTGGGTGCGGCCACCGGCGTGCGCGCGCTGTTCAGCGCGGTGTTCCTCAAGCGGACCGTCGGCCTGTGGGGCGTATGGTTCTTCCTGAACTTCGCCTACTACGGCGCCTTCATCTGGCTGCCCAGCCTCCTCGTGGCCGGCGGGACCAGCCTGACCAAGTCCTTCGCCTACACCCTGGTGATCACCCTGGCCCAGCTGCCCGGCTACGCCGTGGCCGCCTGGCTGATCGAGAAGTGGGGCCGACGCGCCACCCTGGCCACCTTCCTGGCCGGCGCCGGTGCAGGCGCCGTGTTCTTCTCCCAGGCCGGCAGCCCGGTGACGATCGTGGCCGCAGGATGCGTACTGTCCTTCTTCGCGCTGGGTGCGTGGGGTGCCGTCTACGCGGTGACCCCGGAGGTTTACCCGACCGCCATCCGTGCCACCGGTGCCGGCTGGGCCGCTGGCTTTGGGCGCCTGGCCTCCATCGCCGCGCCCATGCTGGTGCCGGTGATGCTGCGCTCGGTGTCCACCAACGTAGTCTTCGGCGTATTCGCCGCAGCCTTCGCACTGGCCACGCTGAGCGCGCTGCTACTGCCAGAGACCAAGGGGCGCGCGCTGGCCTAA
- a CDS encoding PepSY domain-containing protein yields MSTSIRPLVPLALVTLLGLAACSSPSSTPAPEKTVVVTVPASEAPTSDDQSGTATQAAPATTSAPGALPSVALDVLPPVGLAAMTTALAAQPGTVVGLDVDSSNPNEWDVEILPDGATTPMDVKVRDGAVISNVPDNDDDGPLSLQGATVPIEAAIQTAFTLLKGSFDSAELEMIGGKPVWHVDIDGPTGDDDQKVQVDAATGQAMVIND; encoded by the coding sequence ATGAGTACTTCAATTCGTCCCCTGGTTCCGTTGGCACTCGTTACCCTGCTAGGCCTGGCGGCCTGCAGCTCCCCCTCATCCACCCCCGCTCCCGAGAAGACCGTGGTGGTCACGGTCCCCGCCTCTGAGGCCCCCACCTCAGACGATCAGTCCGGCACCGCCACGCAGGCGGCCCCGGCCACCACCTCCGCGCCCGGTGCGCTCCCGTCCGTCGCGCTGGACGTGCTTCCCCCGGTCGGACTGGCCGCGATGACCACGGCCCTGGCCGCCCAGCCGGGCACCGTTGTTGGCCTGGACGTGGACTCCAGCAACCCCAACGAGTGGGACGTGGAGATCCTCCCGGACGGCGCCACCACCCCCATGGACGTGAAGGTCCGTGACGGCGCGGTGATCAGCAATGTTCCCGACAACGATGACGACGGCCCGCTCTCCCTGCAGGGGGCCACCGTCCCGATTGAGGCGGCCATCCAGACCGCCTTCACCCTGCTGAAGGGCAGCTTTGACTCCGCGGAGCTGGAGATGATCGGCGGCAAGCCCGTGTGGCACGTAGACATCGACGGCCCCACCGGCGATGACGACCAGAAGGTGCAGGTCGACGCCGCTACCGGCCAGGCCATGGTCATCAACGACTAG
- the rpsT gene encoding 30S ribosomal protein S20, translated as MANIKSKIKRIKTNEKSRLRNQAVKSELKTFVRKVREAIAAGDKEAAEAALRVASRKLDKAVSKGVIHKNQAANRKSKLATQVAGL; from the coding sequence GTGGCAAACATTAAGTCCAAGATCAAGCGCATCAAGACCAACGAGAAGTCTCGTCTGCGCAACCAGGCCGTGAAGTCCGAGCTGAAGACCTTCGTTCGCAAGGTCCGCGAGGCCATCGCCGCTGGTGACAAGGAGGCCGCCGAGGCTGCGCTGCGCGTTGCTAGCCGCAAGCTGGACAAGGCCGTCTCCAAGGGCGTTATCCACAAGAACCAGGCCGCCAACCGCAAGTCCAAGCTGGCGACCCAGGTTGCGGGTCTCTGA
- a CDS encoding type II toxin-antitoxin system PemK/MazF family toxin has protein sequence MANFLSRVLRILADALLDAFSSDSGRASGRSKTHPRGGGGGARGSGAHSGGARNGEARSGGARSGDAPKPAPARGQAPAATGSPGGQVRELRQLPRFQYAPQRDGDADPGEVVWAWVPFEDDPTQGKDRPVLVLGRVGSQLAVVTLTSKDHGRGGGQRGNRVYVDVGTGAWDPQGRPSEARVDRVIALDPQAVRREGASLDRATFEHVAHAVASLH, from the coding sequence ATGGCTAACTTCCTCTCTCGCGTACTGCGCATATTGGCCGACGCTCTTCTGGACGCGTTTTCTTCTGATTCTGGGCGAGCCTCCGGCCGCAGCAAGACTCACCCTCGCGGTGGCGGCGGGGGTGCGCGCGGTAGCGGCGCCCACAGCGGCGGGGCGCGTAACGGTGAAGCTCGTAGCGGCGGAGCTCGTAGCGGCGACGCACCCAAGCCTGCTCCCGCCCGGGGGCAGGCGCCTGCGGCTACGGGCTCCCCGGGCGGGCAGGTCCGTGAGTTAAGGCAGCTGCCTCGCTTCCAGTACGCGCCCCAGCGCGACGGGGACGCGGACCCAGGCGAGGTGGTGTGGGCGTGGGTGCCCTTCGAGGACGACCCCACCCAGGGCAAGGACCGCCCCGTGCTGGTGCTGGGGCGGGTGGGCTCGCAGCTGGCCGTCGTCACGCTGACCTCCAAGGACCACGGGCGCGGCGGCGGGCAGCGCGGCAACCGGGTGTACGTGGATGTCGGCACCGGCGCGTGGGACCCGCAGGGCCGCCCCTCCGAGGCGCGCGTGGACCGGGTGATCGCGCTCGACCCGCAAGCCGTGCGACGCGAGGGTGCCAGCCTTGACCGCGCCACGTTCGAGCACGTGGCGCACGCCGTGGCGAGCCTGCACTGA